The genomic stretch TCACCCAGAAATACACTGTgaacacaaacccacaaacaATTTCATAAAAactccttcttttcttctcccttcACTTCAGAGTGTTACAATTTTGTGGAAGAAAAATGACTTGTTAAGTATTGGGTTGAGAAAGTAAagcaacaaagacaacaaaggGACATTTCAGTTTGAGCATGCTTTTCCCTCTCTGCTTTGCTCTTGTTTGTTCCGCACCGAGCGAATAACAACCTATTTCACAACTTTTATTATGTTCTATTCCTTGGTCTGATGCTGTACTTAGGAATTAAATTACCGTAACAATCCACAAGGGGATAAAATAGGGGATAAAATACTTTGTCAATGTTTTCGTTGGAGATGGTCATGGAAAACAATGTAAAGCCACATAATTCCATCAAAATGCTCCTCACCTccagtttgaattgaattaccCTGGGAATGATCGGGTACAAAAACAGTAGGGAGTCACAAAGAAGTACAGACTTTGTGTATCTGTATTGAAAGCTATTTGAGAGCTTTTCCTGGTAGCGGTCTCCCAAAGGAACAACATATAACACACATTTTGAAATAGTGCAGATCACAATGttcaacatttatttacaaATCAGGACCAACTACTGTAGAATGTGTAAACATTTCTTCACAGTGCATTATTTTTTCAAAGCGCAATAAGATCACTGACGACAATTACAATACATGATAAAAGTCCGATAAAACTCTTTCATATCAAACTCTCCATATGTGCATGATGTACAAACTACACATCACAATGTGGTCGGGCAGGGGACCCGACAGTAGCAAGGAGCAAGCAAGGGGTTGAACAAACAGACCAGAGATTGTGCCATTTTGGCCATGCCTCACAGTAGCACAAGTAAATACGCAAAGGAACCAGGGGCAGCTAGATGGCAGATGAAGATGCCAAAGTCTGGTCTTTTAGAATGATGTGTCCAGTCAGTCTGTTAGTAAAGAAACTAGTCTGTAAATACCCCCCTTTCTATTAACTCCACTTGATTGTCAGGTTTGCTTATTATTATCAATAGCAATTCTTCCAGATTGTTGCAAACAGGAcctggtctttggtattatttgccctcaatggtgccttccaggcagtgctgacttcaaggcactactcccctcagtttaggggtaggatgagggttgagggggttagggttaggaatagggtaaaggtagtgccttttaggctgtgctacctggaaggtgccgttgggggcaaaaaacaccattgagcgacCTCATCTAGTCCAGTTCTGCTACATCAAGACAGGGTCCGTTTGTGGTGACAGCTACCATGAgggtacatactgtagtatatAGGTCCACATATATATTGTTAAAGGAGCTTTGTGAAATTCTGTAGGGTTTGAATTGTCTTGAAAGCAGCCATACGGCACTTTAGTATTCACTTGCATTGTGTATTTGACAAGAGAGTTGGCCCGGCGCTAACAGATGGCAACTTCCGGGATATCAGGACAACACGGTGCTTTGGCATTTTTGACATTCCATCAAAACAGATGTTCCTTCATATAATGTTGCTATTTCTAGGTCTACATGTaggttgttgatgttttaacCTAAACAAATGCCAGCATAAGTTAAATATGAATATTTTTTTCCTGGAGATGAAGTGGTTTCTTCAGTGAATATTTTTGGATGAGATAAATGTGGCAGGACAATGTTCACCTTTTAACTGCCACAGCCCATCCACTCTCACAGTTGGTGCTCTGCTGGTGCCATGGCAACCTGTGTTTAGTCTCTTCCAAGAGAACGTGGCGAGCATGGCATTGCATAATATATAGGGCTGGAATTACTTTGCAAAACTTCTGGATTCTCCACAACTAAGTCAGAGACAGCCGACACAGTTTGGGTGCTGTTGGTTGTCAAAAACCTAACTAATCATGACCAGGGGAAGACACTGCACATTAATTTATAAATACAACAATTAGTAGCCTCTATGACTGGTGGGTTTCACCACATACTGTGGCAATAATGTATAGTTCGGTGGACTGATTAAGCATGGGCTCTGTCAACTGTATCCATATTCTGCAGGTATGTAAAGGAATCTGCAATTTGCATATGCTTTGGTCAAATTTCTTATGCTCAGTCTTGCAAAGAGCAGCCGTAACTTCATTCACTTCATTAACACCCCCCCTTTTTAATCCAACAGACAGAGTAATTAGTCGAGCTGCCAGAAGTCCAAGTTGTATGTGAATTGTGATTAGGCGAAGTGATCCGACATTGCCCATCCCATCTCGCTTGCACTTGCATCCACAGCGAAGACTTGAATTGAGCTCATTTTGATTGTGTTACAAGCTCTATTTTACTGGAAGCTGCTTGCTGCTGGGCGATCTCAAGGTCATTGGGTCACTGTCTGTGGGACAAGGACACTGACATTGACACTTACGAGGAGGACAGTGAGGTCTGCCGAGGCTGGCTTAGTTAACTGACTCCCTCTTTGGCCTGGACACAAAGACAGATTTTGGAGGCTTGGGCAAAGGCCATTGGATAAATACTGTTATTTTTAGactccccccccctttccctgtTCTGTTTTTTAATCGGACAGAGCAGATTTGCCCcccctatcccccccccccctccccacagtcTCTTGGACTCTGTCAGATGACTCTGCTTGTTTTTCATGATAATTGGCTCTCCCCccattcatccctccctccctccctctctcaatgtctctctgctctctgttctGACTTCATTTCCCTGTCTCCTTCTATTCACTCTGccattcctctctttttctttctctcgctctttctccctgtttctctgtccatttgatgtgtcctctctctcttttattcctaACATCAtatctctgtctcccccccctctctctctctctctcctgggctgTCTTGgggtctttctctcccccctctgtctcaCCCATCaaccccctctttctccttcattcccttgttccttctctctgtctccatgccCTTCTCTGTTGCACTCAGTCCTGTGTTAAAGCTCTTCTCTGTGTAATCTCTTCCTCTTTTGCCTTTGGCTCTATAGACGCCCCAATGTCCCCCTGTAGTTCGACTTCAACACACCTGACTAATGCCGACATGTCCCTGAAGAGCCGGGTAGCTGAACAaggtgagtaaaaaaaaaatacaggagTGACTTAGGCCTCCAGGACCACCGATCATCAAGTAGATGATGCCCCTTGGATGCCCAGCTTTGCCCTTGTTCATCTATTTTTTGGCATCGCTCATCCATCCACCCAGTGTCTCTCCTGTTCGCCCGTGGCCCTCCATAGTATCACATGAGCAAAGCCTTCGTGTAGCAGGCACCCCTAGAGGAAGTTGTGTTGCATTTTTTCAGGGAGTTGACAGACCATGACCTCGCTGTGGCCAGAGTCCGTGAGCATGCGCGCTGTCCGCTGAGGTGGGGTCAGATGACAGCGCGTGCCTCCACTGCTACCACCACCCACCTCTGCGCAGTGCAGACACGCGCCATGACTCTCGGGCAGACCGTTGGATAGCCGCGTGGAGATGCTGATGTCCTTGTGGTTGCGCTGTGAGGAGGCGGGTTTGGTCGGGTCCTTGAGGCCCGCGTTGGGGCTGCCCTTGCCCGTGCTGGAGCAGATCTTGTGGCGGAACTGCGCCGTGTCGCGACACAGCGACTTGCGGAAGTTGGGCTTGAACAGCAGGTAGACCACTGGGTTGTAGATGGTGGAGGACTTGGCGAAGATGGCCGCCAGAGCGAAGGCGAAGGGTGGAATGACGGTGCTGTCCACGAAAGCCGCCCACATGGCCACAATGGCGTAAGGGCTCCAGGCGCACAGGAAGCCAATGCACACTGCCACAGACAGCTGTgggaaagacacacaaacacatacacacaggtaaggATCCAGGCTACAACATGGACTAGGAACCAAAACATTAGCAGACATTAGGTCCAGTTGAATGATTTATTGATCTGATTGGACAAGACATTTCCActctgtctcaaaccgactacttccgtgagtacactttcgtgcagcacccatgtgccctgtgtgcttactggcatagtgtgcacattttaacagaatagtgttgtctcatatcaaacgctaacctccgtgcacttcacggaaatgacgatcgtaacgtttaaatatgattttattGGTGTCCTCAATTCGACCGTGGCATGGTCctactgtgtcaaaacatgaacagtttatgttgtaaCTTGCTTGTACCTCTGTAAATTGTGTTTTCCACCGCTGCTGATTCAGATTTCTCTACCGCGATTATGAGTTTGTaaatactccctccccttccgtcCAAGATGGCGTCCGTTAAGGGCGAAAAGTGTCCATCgttccacactcaactttttgaccattatgagtgcaccatccggggacttgcagtgcTCTTCGTGTCGTTCGAagtttcagtgtgaacgccctcacgcacccaaattaagtgttttaagtgcagaagtgcGCTATTTGAGACACATTGTTCATGAGTAGAGATATCCATGTCCTAATTTCCCTTTACAAAGACAAATTCAGACAGTTCTATTCTGAATCCTCAGGAGTTCCTCTATTGTTACACTGTGGTTTTtcgaaccatgcaggctttaaagaacacttagaggttcctttgatgaactcaAACACTTCAAGGAACCCTTTAAGGGTGTCATGTATAGCCACTTGTATTCATCAAAAAGTTAGTGCAACACGTGATGGAAAATGACTTAAATCGCTGTAACGTCGGTTTTGTCAAATTAATTCGCTTGCCAGAGGTGGATTAACGAGAGTTAAATCGATATAAATGTGTTGGAAAAGGTTTGGAGCGATATAAGCTACTCTGACGCCTgctcagaatgttcacaaagttaGCGCTAAAATCTGAATTCTGTCTCACGCATACAAAGACGTTCACCTCACAATAGTGTTCCATTTGCTACAACTGTTGATGAAAAACCATCTAGCGCtgtagaaaaatgtgcattaacagggctctgatgacatgattttgatTTGAATCGTTCTATTGAATGGAAAACCGTTTTTGTGCTTCTTATATCACTCAAAATTGTATCGACTTATGAGCTAATTCGCTTGAAAATCTTATGGAAAAAGGGCTTATGAAGCacgcaatagaaccattttttggttccatatagcacctttttttctaagagcGTATAGCAAGCAATGACTTTTAATGGGGCCAGTGACCTTGTCTGACCATTGAACTGCTCACCTTGACAATGAGAGTGTGAGCATTGGTGGTCTTGGTCTGGGGCGAGACGTGCTGTTGCACGGCCTGCCGAGAGCCACGCACCGTCAGCAAGATGAAGGTgtaggagaggaagatgatggTGCAGGGCACCACAtagcagaagaggaagaggcagatGATGTAGGACATGGCCAGCATGTTGTCGGCTGGTGCGTACCAGTCGATGCAGCAGGCTGTGCCGTACGGCTCTGGCCCATACTGGCCCCACCTGACCAAGGGCCCGATAGCGAAAATGGAGGCGTAACCCCACACCCCGGCCACCAGGAGGAGTGCATGGGCAGAGGAGAACTTGTTTCCTGAGGAGAAATAAAGAAGACGAGTGTCAAGGGTCTGTGGCATAAGTAAGTGGAAGATGAAGCATCCTCACAATGTTACGGGTCTAAGTGTCCACCGGTATAATTCCAACCCCTGTCTTTATCTTTTATCCTGAAAAGTTAATTGTCAGTTAATTGTAGGGTCATGTGATATTTATGAGTACTTGCACACTATAAATGATCAAGGTTCAGGGCATATACTAACGTGACGATGTAAGCAGTACGTAGTAACCATTATCACAGATTCAGTCTACTGGCGTGATCTGAATATAACAGGTCAGATTACTAGGGGCAgctcagggttaagtgccttgctcaaaggcacaATGGTGGCAGCTGGGAATCAAACTCATGACTCTTCAGGCTTCAGCATGCAAACCCAGCTCCTTGTCTACTACACTACAATCGCAGCCATTTCCCAatccctcccccatctctctctcctactcacataatttatatactgtatctgcatAAAGGAAGAAATCCCTAAAAACGTATTAGAGGCATTGCAAGCCGCAGTGTGattgatagcctactgtaagctacagAAAGATACTAAAGATCACCTCGTTGAAGTCATACAGTAGACTAGGCTAAATCAGAGCCTACTTTTGTTTTTATCAAGCTGGGGCCAGAGATGATGGCCTTTGGCGAACAgtttaggcctaggcctactcaaaacTGTGACTAAACCGTGACTAAAACCATGACTACTGTGACTAAAAAGTTTGATTTCCcaatccctctccccctctctctcgccaaCTTACATGATTTATATATCTgcataaaggaaaaaaaaaaaaaaaaaaa from Sardina pilchardus chromosome 7, fSarPil1.1, whole genome shotgun sequence encodes the following:
- the LOC134087321 gene encoding opsin-5-like, yielding MGNASEAALFFSRISKEHDYFMGIVYIVFCVLSLLGNGVLLLVAYRKRSSLKPAEFFIINLSVSDLGMTLSLFPFAIPSSFSHRWLFGDVVCQGYAVCGVLFGLCSLTNLTALSSVCCLKVCFPHYGNKFSSAHALLLVAGVWGYASIFAIGPLVRWGQYGPEPYGTACCIDWYAPADNMLAMSYIICLFLFCYVVPCTIIFLSYTFILLTVRGSRQAVQQHVSPQTKTTNAHTLIVKLSVAVCIGFLCAWSPYAIVAMWAAFVDSTVIPPFAFALAAIFAKSSTIYNPVVYLLFKPNFRKSLCRDTAQFRHKICSSTGKGSPNAGLKDPTKPASSQRNHKDISISTRLSNGLPESHGACLHCAEVGGGSSGGTRCHLTPPQRTARMLTDSGHSEVMVCQLPEKMQHNFL